A genomic window from Martelella lutilitoris includes:
- a CDS encoding ABC transporter permease, translating to MSAANTPLPGWVTFFLMPLLNLVTALVISGLVIWLIGQNPFEALGYLLNGALGNGMGVGFTLYYATNFIFTGLSVAMAYHAGLFNIGSEGQAYVGGLGCALVALALDQYVPWYVTMPFAILGAGIFGAAWAFIPAWLQARRGSHIVITTIMFNFIGAALMVYLLVHVLKPAGAMSPETRGFGPGGQLPNLDWLMAMFGSRLGPAPLNVSFIISLVMCVAVWFLIWRTKFGYSVRALGMSKSAATYAGIPYARTVIVTMLLSGGLAGMMALNVVMGSADRLQVEFVGGAGFVGIAVSLMGRNHPLGILLAAILFGILYQGGAQLSFMMPQITRDMIVMIQGLVILFAGALEFLYRPALVRVFSRRQMLAEA from the coding sequence ATGAGCGCTGCCAACACGCCCCTGCCCGGCTGGGTCACTTTCTTCCTGATGCCGCTCCTGAACCTCGTCACCGCCCTCGTCATTTCCGGACTGGTGATCTGGTTGATCGGCCAGAACCCCTTCGAGGCACTGGGTTACCTCCTCAACGGCGCGCTCGGCAACGGCATGGGCGTCGGCTTCACGCTCTATTATGCGACCAACTTCATCTTCACCGGACTCTCCGTGGCGATGGCCTATCATGCCGGTCTCTTCAATATCGGCTCGGAAGGCCAGGCCTATGTCGGCGGGCTCGGCTGCGCGCTGGTTGCGCTGGCGCTCGACCAGTATGTGCCGTGGTATGTAACGATGCCGTTCGCCATTCTGGGCGCCGGCATATTCGGCGCCGCATGGGCCTTCATCCCCGCATGGCTGCAGGCCAGGCGCGGCAGCCATATCGTCATCACAACGATCATGTTCAATTTCATCGGCGCAGCGCTGATGGTCTATCTTCTGGTGCATGTGCTGAAGCCCGCGGGCGCCATGTCGCCGGAAACACGCGGCTTTGGCCCCGGCGGCCAGCTGCCCAACCTTGACTGGCTGATGGCGATGTTCGGTTCCAGGCTCGGCCCCGCACCGCTCAACGTTTCCTTCATCATCAGCCTCGTCATGTGCGTTGCCGTCTGGTTCCTGATCTGGCGCACCAAGTTCGGCTATTCCGTGCGTGCGCTCGGCATGAGCAAGTCGGCCGCCACCTATGCCGGCATTCCCTATGCCCGCACGGTGATCGTCACCATGCTCCTTTCGGGAGGCCTTGCGGGCATGATGGCGCTCAATGTGGTGATGGGGTCCGCCGACCGGCTTCAGGTGGAATTCGTCGGCGGCGCCGGGTTCGTCGGCATCGCCGTGTCGCTGATGGGCCGCAACCATCCCCTCGGCATCCTTCTGGCGGCGATCCTGTTCGGTATTCTCTATCAGGGCGGCGCGCAGCTTTCCTTCATGATGCCGCAAATCACCCGCGACATGATCGTGATGATCCAGGGTCTCGTCATCCTGTTTGCCGGCGCGCTTGAGTTTCTCTACCGGCCGGCCCTTGTCAGGGTGTTTTCAAGACGACAGATGTTGGCGGAGGCCTGA
- the msrA gene encoding peptide-methionine (S)-S-oxide reductase MsrA, with protein MFLSAFNREKTVMPTPETALAGRPAPIPTAQRHFVNGRPLSPPFPAGLKEVQFGMGCFWGAERLLWQTPGVYVTVAGYAGGLTPNPTYEETCTGLTGHAEVVRVIYDPAEVSLENLLMLFFEAHDPTQGMRQGNDIGTTYRSAIYLENADELELARSVRDRFQQALEANGRNDRITTEIAEAGAFYPAEDYHQQYLAKNPAGYCGLKGTGVSCPVG; from the coding sequence ATGTTTCTTTCCGCCTTCAACAGGGAAAAAACCGTCATGCCGACGCCGGAAACCGCGCTGGCCGGCCGGCCGGCCCCCATCCCGACCGCACAACGCCATTTCGTCAACGGCCGTCCGCTTTCACCGCCTTTTCCGGCCGGCCTGAAGGAAGTGCAGTTCGGCATGGGATGCTTCTGGGGGGCCGAGCGCCTCTTGTGGCAGACGCCGGGCGTCTACGTCACCGTGGCAGGCTATGCAGGCGGACTTACGCCAAACCCGACTTATGAGGAGACCTGCACCGGCCTGACCGGCCATGCCGAGGTTGTGCGCGTCATCTATGATCCCGCCGAAGTCAGCCTCGAGAATCTTCTCATGCTGTTCTTCGAAGCCCATGACCCGACACAGGGCATGCGCCAGGGCAATGATATCGGCACCACCTACCGCTCGGCCATCTATCTTGAAAATGCAGACGAGCTTGAGCTTGCCAGGTCCGTGCGCGACCGCTTCCAGCAGGCACTTGAAGCGAATGGCCGCAATGACCGCATCACCACCGAAATTGCGGAAGCCGGGGCTTTCTACCCGGCGGAAGACTATCACCAGCAATATCTCGCCAAGAACCCGGCCGGCTATTGCGGCCTGAAGGGCACCGGCGTCTCCTGCCCGGTCGGCTGA
- a CDS encoding BMP family lipoprotein: protein MKKTILSLIALAAMSTTALADFKPALVYGTGGKFDKSFNESAYNGAEKFKADTGVEYRDFEPTGDAQGEQAILNFASMGFNPVVALSFAWKSAVEKIAPQFPDTEFYIVDDVIDAPNVQSVVFKEEQGSYLVGLLAAMKSETGAVGFVGGMDIPLIHKFGCGYAQGAKAANGDVTILRNFVGTTGAAWNDPVTAGELTKNQMDQGADVIYAAAGASGLGVLQAAADAEEYSIGVDSNQNYVHPGSVLTSMVKRVDNAVYDAFKASQDGKFEAGINSLGVADNGVGWAYDEYNKPLITEEMLAAVEKAKEGIVSGEIEVHDYSVDNTCPY, encoded by the coding sequence ATGAAGAAAACTATCCTGAGCCTTATCGCCCTTGCCGCGATGTCGACGACCGCACTGGCCGATTTCAAGCCGGCGCTTGTCTACGGAACCGGCGGCAAGTTCGACAAATCCTTCAACGAGTCGGCCTATAACGGCGCCGAAAAGTTCAAGGCCGATACCGGCGTCGAATATCGCGACTTCGAGCCGACCGGCGACGCCCAGGGCGAGCAGGCGATCCTCAACTTCGCCTCCATGGGCTTCAACCCCGTCGTCGCCCTTTCCTTTGCCTGGAAATCCGCCGTCGAGAAGATCGCCCCGCAATTCCCCGACACCGAGTTCTACATCGTGGATGACGTGATCGATGCGCCGAATGTCCAGTCCGTGGTCTTCAAGGAAGAACAGGGGTCCTATCTCGTCGGCCTTCTGGCGGCGATGAAATCGGAAACCGGCGCGGTCGGCTTCGTCGGCGGCATGGATATTCCGCTGATCCACAAATTCGGCTGCGGCTACGCCCAGGGCGCCAAGGCCGCAAACGGCGACGTCACCATCCTGCGCAATTTCGTCGGCACCACCGGTGCCGCCTGGAACGACCCGGTCACGGCCGGCGAACTGACCAAGAACCAGATGGACCAGGGCGCCGACGTGATCTATGCGGCGGCCGGCGCCTCCGGCCTCGGCGTGCTGCAGGCTGCGGCCGATGCCGAGGAATATTCGATCGGCGTCGACAGCAACCAGAATTACGTCCATCCGGGCTCCGTCCTGACTTCGATGGTCAAGCGCGTCGACAACGCCGTCTATGACGCCTTCAAGGCCAGCCAGGACGGCAAGTTCGAGGCCGGCATCAATTCGCTCGGCGTTGCCGACAACGGCGTCGGCTGGGCCTATGACGAGTACAACAAGCCGCTGATCACCGAAGAGATGCTCGCCGCCGTCGAAAAGGCGAAGGAAGGCATCGTTTCGGGCGAGATCGAGGTGCATGACTACTCGGTCGACAACACCTGCCCCTACTGA
- a CDS encoding ABC transporter ATP-binding protein, translated as MSTPPAIELIGIDKSFGPVHANKNINLKVEKGSIHGIIGENGAGKSTLMSILYGFYQADRGEIRVNGKPLEIADSDDAIAAGIGMVHQHFMLVEDFTVLENVMLGAEGGSLLNQGESKARKELKRLESEYGLEVDPDAIIEQLPVGLQQRVEILKAMFRGAEILILDEPTGVLTPAEADHLFRILGMLRDQGHTVILITHKLREIMAITDEVSVMRRGEMVATRKTAETTVEELAELMVGRRVLLRVEKGEARPGDVALSVRNLTVHDNRGVPMVKNVSFDVRAGEIVGIAGVAGNGQSELLEALSGIRKPHSGEIYVHGKKIVNANPATYRRIGVAHIPEDRHHMGLILPFEERENSILGYHQLEKYGRGGVLNRQAILDDAREKIEKYDIRPPNPLLKTANFSGGNQQKIVVAREIERDPDILLVGQPTRGVDIGAIEFIHRRIIDMRDSGKAVLLVSVELDEIRALADRILVMFAGENVGEAKPDAGEQQLGLMMAGIAS; from the coding sequence TTGAGCACACCGCCCGCAATCGAACTTATCGGTATAGACAAGAGCTTCGGGCCCGTTCACGCCAACAAGAATATCAATCTGAAGGTCGAAAAGGGCTCCATCCACGGCATTATCGGTGAAAACGGGGCCGGGAAATCGACCCTGATGTCGATCCTCTACGGCTTCTACCAGGCCGATCGCGGCGAGATCCGCGTTAACGGCAAGCCGCTTGAAATCGCCGACAGCGACGACGCCATTGCCGCCGGCATCGGCATGGTCCATCAGCATTTCATGCTGGTGGAGGACTTTACAGTGCTGGAGAATGTCATGCTCGGCGCCGAGGGCGGCTCGCTCCTCAACCAAGGCGAAAGCAAGGCCCGCAAGGAACTGAAGCGGCTGGAAAGCGAGTACGGCCTCGAGGTCGATCCCGACGCGATCATCGAACAGCTTCCCGTGGGCCTGCAGCAGCGCGTCGAAATCCTCAAGGCCATGTTCCGCGGGGCGGAGATCCTGATCCTCGACGAACCGACCGGCGTGCTGACGCCGGCGGAAGCCGACCATCTGTTCCGCATTCTCGGCATGCTCCGCGACCAGGGCCATACCGTCATTCTCATCACCCACAAGCTGCGCGAGATCATGGCGATCACCGACGAGGTTTCCGTCATGCGCCGCGGCGAGATGGTCGCCACCCGCAAGACCGCCGAGACGACGGTGGAGGAACTGGCCGAACTGATGGTCGGCCGCCGCGTGCTGCTGCGCGTGGAAAAGGGCGAGGCCAGGCCCGGCGATGTTGCCCTTTCGGTGCGCAATCTGACGGTTCACGACAATCGCGGCGTGCCGATGGTCAAGAACGTCTCCTTCGATGTGCGCGCCGGCGAGATCGTCGGTATTGCCGGCGTTGCCGGCAACGGCCAATCGGAGCTTCTGGAGGCGCTTTCCGGCATCCGCAAGCCGCATTCCGGCGAGATCTACGTGCACGGCAAGAAGATCGTCAACGCCAATCCCGCCACATACCGGAGGATCGGCGTCGCCCATATCCCCGAAGACCGGCACCATATGGGCCTGATCCTGCCGTTCGAGGAACGCGAAAACAGCATTCTCGGCTATCACCAGCTTGAGAAATACGGTCGCGGCGGCGTGCTGAACCGCCAGGCGATCCTCGATGACGCGCGCGAAAAGATCGAGAAATACGATATCCGCCCGCCGAATCCGCTTCTGAAAACCGCCAATTTCTCCGGCGGCAACCAGCAGAAGATCGTGGTCGCCCGCGAGATCGAGCGTGATCCCGACATCCTGCTTGTCGGCCAGCCGACGCGCGGCGTGGATATCGGCGCGATCGAATTCATTCACCGGCGCATCATCGACATGCGCGACAGCGGCAAGGCCGTGCTTCTGGTCTCCGTCGAACTCGACGAGATCCGCGCCCTTGCCGACCGCATCCTGGTAATGTTCGCGGGCGAAAATGTCGGCGAGGCAAAGCCGGATGCAGGCGAACAGCAACTCGGCCTGATGATGGCCGGCATAGCGTCTTGA
- a CDS encoding AAA family ATPase has protein sequence MTDHAPRPAWAAYGEELIRRLRRNPLLDRYPGRSVNKWNSVGPHRTQEHAQPGLLDFLNKRAPSYVDEESDEANFTGYPDFDGDALDISMSEEDSPSPMQPIPHPTLSLALKLAATFGSEDAFIACFGAASSVVVLGNIEPQEVALAQDLLTLIVMPPGWIVASEARMLKGEPNALCLLAPEITNGRVAERVLNIFGSDIRTALSLPDRLFVLLPSGCEFPPDLKQALPAPVPIAPLSRSIFGEHLRYSHGLADGKDHAALLERLPDEKALTELPGSVLSAALRAPTARGVVDRLSSAAEKSSKRQKPDGPRLEDMDGNSPALQAARQLVADLAAWKEGTCEWSELTRSLILHGPAGTGKTWLARAMGASAGISFVQGSFAEWQSAGHLGDMLAAMRRAFAGAIAKKPSILFIDEVDAAGSRYDTDNHNSSYRRQVINAVLEQIDLLMREEGVLLIGACNDIAGLDPAILRPGRFDRKVQVPLPGKAEIAGILRSRLPAEFSFSDIDDLARAAIGMTCADVDAAVRQAKSIARGQKRALEFHDLRTLIGYSHSEADQALDWRIALHECGHAIVATALALGPVTRIMLEPLGGETVTQNRRNQSLLRDVHAEIACLMAGRAAERLVLGEVSAGAGGSRQSDLARATNMALQIDHQLGLGAYGPVWRGDADGLALHDPAQRQRVQQRLLNAETLATGILQRHQPELEAMAKALIEDRELVGKRLEKMLERITPDTGILEVSTRETANDKETNQPR, from the coding sequence ATGACGGATCACGCACCACGCCCCGCATGGGCCGCATATGGCGAAGAGCTCATCCGCCGGCTCCGCCGAAACCCGCTGCTGGATCGCTACCCTGGTCGCTCGGTCAACAAATGGAACAGCGTTGGCCCGCATAGAACACAAGAGCATGCGCAGCCAGGTTTGCTCGATTTTCTCAACAAGCGCGCCCCGTCCTATGTGGACGAGGAAAGCGACGAGGCGAACTTCACCGGTTACCCTGATTTCGACGGTGATGCGCTTGATATTTCCATGTCTGAGGAGGACAGCCCATCACCGATGCAGCCGATTCCGCACCCGACACTCTCGTTGGCACTGAAACTTGCAGCCACTTTTGGCAGCGAGGATGCGTTCATCGCCTGCTTTGGCGCGGCCAGTTCTGTCGTCGTGTTAGGGAATATCGAGCCGCAGGAAGTGGCCCTCGCGCAGGATCTCCTGACACTGATCGTCATGCCACCCGGATGGATTGTGGCCTCCGAGGCGAGAATGCTCAAAGGCGAGCCGAACGCGCTCTGCCTGCTTGCTCCCGAGATCACCAATGGGCGGGTTGCTGAACGTGTACTCAATATTTTCGGATCCGACATCCGCACCGCATTATCGCTTCCTGATCGTCTGTTTGTCCTGCTTCCCAGCGGATGCGAGTTCCCGCCTGATCTGAAACAAGCCCTGCCTGCGCCAGTGCCGATCGCGCCACTGAGCCGGTCGATCTTTGGCGAACATCTGCGTTACAGCCACGGCCTTGCCGATGGAAAAGACCACGCCGCCTTACTTGAGCGGCTTCCGGATGAAAAGGCCCTCACGGAACTGCCTGGCTCGGTCCTGTCCGCTGCACTGCGTGCGCCAACGGCACGCGGGGTCGTGGACCGGCTGTCATCGGCAGCGGAGAAATCATCGAAGAGGCAAAAACCAGACGGTCCTCGGCTGGAGGATATGGACGGCAACAGTCCGGCCCTGCAGGCGGCGCGGCAGTTGGTCGCCGACCTCGCCGCATGGAAGGAGGGCACGTGCGAATGGTCGGAACTGACGCGATCCCTGATTCTCCACGGTCCTGCGGGAACCGGAAAAACCTGGCTGGCCCGCGCCATGGGCGCAAGCGCCGGGATTTCTTTCGTTCAGGGTTCCTTTGCCGAGTGGCAGAGCGCCGGGCATCTCGGGGACATGTTGGCGGCCATGCGCCGGGCGTTCGCGGGGGCGATTGCAAAGAAACCCTCGATTTTGTTCATCGATGAGGTCGACGCCGCCGGCAGCCGCTACGACACGGATAATCATAACAGTTCATACAGGCGGCAGGTCATCAACGCCGTTCTTGAGCAGATCGATCTGCTGATGCGCGAGGAGGGTGTTCTCCTGATCGGCGCCTGCAATGACATCGCCGGCCTTGATCCCGCCATCCTGCGTCCCGGACGTTTCGACCGCAAGGTCCAGGTCCCGCTGCCTGGAAAGGCCGAGATTGCGGGCATTCTCAGATCCCGGCTTCCGGCGGAATTCTCATTTTCAGATATCGATGACCTGGCGCGAGCCGCAATCGGCATGACCTGTGCCGATGTGGATGCCGCCGTCAGACAGGCAAAGTCGATCGCACGCGGCCAGAAAAGGGCGCTTGAGTTCCACGACCTCCGCACGCTCATCGGCTATTCCCACTCCGAGGCCGATCAGGCGCTCGATTGGCGCATCGCACTGCACGAGTGCGGTCATGCCATCGTCGCCACCGCGCTCGCGCTCGGCCCGGTCACGCGCATCATGCTGGAGCCGCTGGGCGGCGAAACCGTGACGCAGAACCGTCGCAATCAATCCCTGCTGCGTGATGTCCACGCTGAGATCGCGTGCCTGATGGCCGGGCGGGCGGCGGAGCGTCTCGTCCTCGGCGAGGTTTCGGCAGGTGCGGGTGGCAGCCGGCAGTCGGATCTTGCCCGAGCCACGAACATGGCCCTGCAGATCGACCATCAGCTGGGGCTTGGCGCCTATGGTCCGGTCTGGCGTGGTGATGCCGACGGACTTGCACTTCATGACCCCGCCCAGAGACAGCGTGTCCAGCAGCGTCTCCTGAACGCGGAGACGCTGGCCACCGGAATCCTTCAGCGCCATCAGCCCGAGCTGGAAGCAATGGCAAAAGCGCTGATTGAGGACCGCGAACTGGTCGGTAAACGTCTGGAGAAAATGCTCGAGAGGATCACGCCGGATACCGGCATCCTGGAAGTCAGTACGAGAGAAACGGCTAATGACAAGGAAACGAACCAGCCACGATAG
- a CDS encoding GIY-YIG nuclease family protein, which produces MAFLREALQRSHQRVPRSRPPAPARRHSVLRSPCGHTQRIAIANIITGRVGCEQCGTCWSAAPSEIYVLAFEVPHKGSFIKLGYSRDPESRLRYQLGIPGSVEATVLYRFPMRTGHIAQKTEKAMHGKLKQRFPDWVIPCNELADWINVKTEIYRADILPHVLTHLKAATANQQTSPRSGKPRSSG; this is translated from the coding sequence ATGGCATTTCTGCGTGAAGCGCTGCAGCGATCTCATCAGCGCGTGCCTCGCTCCCGACCTCCAGCACCTGCACGCCGGCATTCAGTACTTCGATCGCCTTGCGGTCACACCCAGAGGATCGCGATCGCCAACATCATCACCGGCCGCGTCGGATGCGAGCAATGCGGCACATGCTGGTCCGCAGCACCGAGCGAGATCTATGTTCTCGCGTTTGAAGTGCCACACAAGGGCAGCTTCATCAAGCTTGGCTATTCGCGCGATCCGGAAAGCCGCTTGCGCTATCAGTTGGGCATTCCGGGTTCCGTTGAGGCCACGGTCCTGTATCGGTTTCCCATGCGGACCGGCCATATCGCCCAGAAAACGGAAAAGGCCATGCACGGCAAACTGAAGCAGCGTTTTCCGGATTGGGTCATCCCCTGCAACGAACTCGCAGACTGGATCAACGTCAAAACGGAAATCTATCGGGCAGACATACTCCCGCATGTGCTCACACATCTCAAAGCGGCAACCGCAAACCAGCAAACTTCGCCACGGTCAGGAAAGCCGAGATCTTCCGGATAG